A single Methylomonas sp. AM2-LC DNA region contains:
- a CDS encoding EpsD family peptidyl-prolyl cis-trans isomerase, producing MQNKSVVIFLILFCVLSISGCGKKNTDKKSGQIVAKVDNDEVSIHQINLALSQSKDINKNNLEAAKTQVAKGLVEQSLVYQQAVADGLDREPQVMLVIEQTKRQILAQAWLEKKSQNGIKPSTEEIQKYYEDHPELFAKHKTYKIKEVTINKTDDKENKINQIISENKKLDLLLSQLDAEKLAYKENIGVQPAENIPLDKLSEISKLIDGEYIVFDKGAYVLLVSVMASSENPVEKNKAYPIIETYLVNLERKKAIEKVVENLKAKAKIEYLGDYSALNSDQQIKAPAKVIEESGSDNKSKDDVINKGVKGL from the coding sequence ATGCAAAATAAATCAGTAGTAATTTTTTTAATACTATTTTGTGTTTTGTCTATTTCAGGTTGTGGAAAGAAAAATACAGACAAAAAATCAGGTCAAATAGTGGCTAAAGTAGATAATGATGAAGTTTCAATTCATCAAATTAATTTAGCGTTGTCGCAAAGCAAAGATATAAATAAAAATAATTTGGAAGCGGCAAAAACCCAAGTAGCAAAAGGATTGGTAGAACAATCACTGGTTTATCAACAAGCAGTAGCCGATGGGCTTGATCGGGAGCCCCAGGTGATGTTGGTTATTGAGCAAACAAAGCGGCAAATTTTAGCGCAAGCCTGGCTTGAAAAGAAATCGCAAAATGGCATAAAACCAAGTACAGAAGAGATTCAAAAATATTATGAAGATCATCCAGAGTTATTTGCGAAACATAAAACGTATAAAATAAAAGAAGTAACAATTAATAAAACGGACGATAAAGAAAATAAAATTAATCAAATAATATCAGAAAATAAAAAGTTAGATTTGTTGCTTAGCCAATTAGATGCTGAGAAGCTGGCCTATAAAGAGAATATTGGCGTCCAACCAGCCGAAAATATACCTTTAGATAAATTGTCTGAAATCAGTAAGTTAATAGACGGTGAATACATTGTATTTGATAAAGGTGCATATGTGCTATTAGTATCTGTAATGGCCTCATCTGAAAATCCGGTAGAAAAAAATAAGGCGTATCCAATTATAGAAACCTACTTAGTAAATTTAGAGCGTAAAAAAGCGATTGAAAAAGTGGTGGAAAATTTAAAAGCAAAAGCCAAAATAGAATATTTGGGCGATTATTCGGCGCTAAATAGCGATCAACAAATTAAAGCACCTGCTAAAGTAATCGAAGAATCAGGTTCCGACAACAAGTCAAAAGATGATGTTATTAACAAGGGTGTTAAAGGTCTTTAG
- a CDS encoding MOP flippase family protein: MKPSVSNNAKWIALSQIIRIAVQLISLAVLTRLLNPHQYGLMTMATVVTNFAVLFKDMGTAAAIIQRKELTESVKNTVFTLNVMIGVFIAIVLVLFSPLISAFFKEPELVVMLYILAIIFPVTSSAGVHQALMERNSSFRTLAIIESFSSVTSLVVAITAAYLGQGEYSLVYQALSLAFLSSSLIWFYSKWKPAFSWDKSEFSALFRFSGNLSLFNFINYFSRNADGFIVGRFLGTSVLGAYSMAYKLMLFPVQSLTFVSTRALFPIFSQKQNSPQEVARLYGATISYICYITAPLMAGLFITREQFVLVAFGPNWGVVADILVWLCPVGFIQSIVSTTGTVFMARGRTDILMQLGILGAILQVSAFFIGVQWGVVEVAEAYFFANLINSIPCLIITMRLLNDSILSLLMYILRPLIVSVLMMMAITLCHRHFPFGDYPVYVVLIIEILVGMLAYFIISYLLARQQLKVLLGGVGF, from the coding sequence ATGAAGCCTTCAGTTTCAAATAATGCAAAATGGATTGCTCTTTCACAGATTATAAGAATAGCAGTACAGTTAATTAGTTTGGCAGTTCTTACTAGGCTGTTAAACCCACATCAATATGGTTTGATGACTATGGCTACTGTGGTGACTAATTTTGCAGTATTGTTCAAAGATATGGGGACAGCTGCGGCTATCATTCAAAGAAAAGAACTGACTGAGTCAGTTAAAAATACCGTCTTTACCTTAAATGTAATGATAGGTGTTTTTATCGCCATTGTACTAGTCTTGTTTTCTCCTTTAATCAGTGCTTTTTTTAAAGAGCCTGAGTTAGTGGTAATGTTATATATTTTGGCGATCATCTTTCCCGTAACCAGCTCGGCTGGCGTACATCAGGCGTTGATGGAGCGTAATTCCTCATTCCGTACTTTAGCAATAATTGAGTCATTTTCCTCTGTTACCAGTTTAGTGGTTGCAATTACAGCAGCCTATTTAGGTCAGGGTGAATATAGTTTAGTATATCAAGCGTTGTCACTTGCATTTTTATCTTCTTCACTTATTTGGTTTTATTCAAAATGGAAACCTGCATTTAGTTGGGATAAGTCTGAGTTTTCTGCATTATTCAGATTTAGTGGAAACTTGTCGCTATTTAATTTTATTAACTATTTTTCAAGGAATGCCGATGGCTTTATTGTCGGTAGGTTTTTAGGTACATCGGTTTTAGGTGCATACTCTATGGCTTATAAATTGATGTTATTTCCAGTGCAATCGTTAACTTTTGTTTCTACGCGGGCACTTTTCCCCATTTTTAGTCAGAAACAAAATTCACCTCAAGAAGTGGCAAGACTCTATGGTGCCACCATTTCATACATTTGTTACATTACAGCGCCTTTAATGGCTGGGCTATTTATTACCAGAGAGCAGTTCGTGCTTGTTGCCTTCGGTCCCAACTGGGGGGTTGTGGCCGATATCCTTGTTTGGTTATGTCCTGTTGGTTTTATACAGTCCATTGTTAGTACAACGGGTACGGTTTTTATGGCGCGTGGTAGAACAGATATTTTGATGCAGTTGGGTATATTGGGTGCCATTTTGCAAGTTAGTGCTTTTTTTATTGGCGTGCAATGGGGTGTAGTTGAAGTTGCGGAGGCCTATTTCTTTGCTAACCTTATTAACAGTATACCCTGTTTGATTATTACCATGCGGTTGTTAAATGATTCCATTTTATCACTGTTAATGTATATATTGCGCCCCTTGATAGTTTCGGTGCTTATGATGATGGCAATTACACTTTGTCATCGACATTTTCCTTTTGGTGATTACCCTGTATATGTAGTGTTAATCATTGAAATACTAGTTGGAATGTTAGCCTATTTTATTATCAGTTATTTATTGGCCAGACAGCAGTTAAAGGTGCTTTTAGGAGGTGTTGGTTTTTGA
- the xrtB gene encoding exosortase B — protein sequence MQTWVIKAYKSNWLLPLIGFMALFIPTYWDLSQDLWLTEEQTHGPMVLLISIWLLRKCLIESNITFTEHSDVINTENNANILGSFFLGLGLAFYIVGRSQEMLVLEVSSEIPIIAGTLWLLLGKKIINIVWFPLFFLLFMVPLPGIIIDSFTAPLKQWISYCVEHILYPVGFPIARQGVVLMIGQYQLLVADACSGLNSMFSLGAIGVLYMYLMARKSKIFNVIMIVSIIPIAILSNILRIISLVLITYYFGDEVGQGFLHGFASIVLFSAALGCFFLLDFILGLIIVEKVK from the coding sequence ATGCAAACTTGGGTAATTAAAGCATACAAATCAAACTGGCTGCTTCCATTAATAGGTTTTATGGCATTATTTATTCCGACATACTGGGATTTGTCGCAAGATCTATGGCTGACAGAAGAGCAGACACATGGTCCAATGGTGTTACTGATTTCGATTTGGTTGCTGAGAAAGTGCTTAATTGAAAGTAATATAACATTTACAGAGCATTCGGATGTTATAAATACTGAAAATAATGCCAATATATTGGGTAGTTTTTTCTTGGGTTTAGGGTTGGCGTTTTACATAGTAGGGCGCTCACAGGAGATGTTGGTATTAGAAGTAAGCTCCGAAATTCCAATAATAGCCGGTACGTTATGGTTACTTCTAGGTAAGAAAATAATCAATATTGTATGGTTTCCGTTATTTTTTTTATTATTTATGGTGCCACTGCCTGGAATAATAATTGACAGTTTTACTGCGCCATTAAAGCAATGGATATCCTATTGTGTAGAGCATATACTGTATCCAGTAGGTTTTCCAATAGCTCGCCAAGGTGTAGTGTTAATGATAGGCCAATATCAACTATTAGTAGCAGATGCATGTTCTGGATTAAATTCAATGTTTTCGTTGGGTGCAATAGGTGTTTTATATATGTACCTAATGGCACGAAAAAGTAAAATATTTAATGTAATTATGATTGTTAGTATAATACCAATTGCAATTTTATCTAATATTCTTAGAATAATTAGCCTGGTGTTAATAACATATTATTTTGGTGATGAAGTTGGACAAGGATTTTTGCATGGTTTTGCAAGTATAGTATTATTTAGTGCAGCATTAGGATGTTTTTTTCTATTAGATTTTATTCTCGGTTTAATAATAGTTGAAAAAGTTAAGTAA
- the epsG gene encoding chain length determinant protein tyrosine kinase EpsG: MDNKITKIENNASIGSLLLDAGKINLSDAERIIALQKQKGLRFGDAAKSLGLIDDEDIQKALAYQFDYPYLKITEESFSQQLVAAYQPFSPQVEALRAIRGQLMMRWLVTHKTLAVISLGREEGRSCLVANLAIVFSQLGERTLVIDADLRNPKQHELFKLDGNYGLSDLLVGRADKNVIKRIPAFRDLSILPAGTVPPNPVELISRGLRGCLQELQDDYDVILIDTPSADQGIEAQITATCSGGALILARQHKTRLNDLKMLKETLVETGSQCLGAIMAEF, encoded by the coding sequence ATGGATAACAAAATTACCAAAATAGAAAATAATGCATCGATAGGCTCATTATTGCTCGATGCTGGAAAAATTAATCTTTCAGATGCAGAACGCATAATAGCGCTACAAAAGCAAAAAGGCTTGCGTTTTGGCGATGCGGCAAAGTCATTGGGTTTAATTGATGACGAAGACATACAAAAAGCGTTAGCCTACCAATTTGATTACCCCTACCTTAAGATTACTGAGGAAAGTTTTAGCCAGCAATTAGTGGCAGCTTATCAACCGTTCAGTCCACAAGTGGAAGCCTTAAGAGCTATACGTGGACAGTTAATGATGCGCTGGTTGGTAACGCATAAAACGTTGGCTGTAATAAGTTTAGGGCGAGAAGAAGGTCGAAGTTGCTTAGTAGCGAATTTGGCTATTGTATTTTCACAATTGGGTGAAAGAACATTGGTTATTGATGCGGATTTAAGAAATCCAAAACAGCATGAGTTATTTAAATTGGATGGTAATTATGGCTTATCTGATTTATTAGTGGGGCGAGCCGATAAAAATGTTATAAAACGCATACCTGCATTTAGAGATTTATCTATATTGCCCGCAGGTACAGTTCCGCCCAATCCGGTTGAACTGATAAGTCGAGGTTTAAGAGGCTGCTTGCAAGAATTACAAGATGACTATGACGTAATTTTAATTGATACGCCATCGGCAGATCAAGGGATAGAGGCACAAATAACGGCCACATGTAGTGGTGGCGCCTTAATTTTGGCCAGGCAACATAAAACACGCTTAAACGATTTGAAAATGCTAAAAGAAACACTAGTAGAGACGGGTAGCCAGTGCTTAGGCGCAATAATGGCAGAGTTTTAA
- a CDS encoding glycosyltransferase family 2 protein: MTVPDISIIIVNYNGINFLEDCIVSLKKAFERYKTEIIIIDNASIDGSYEWLKKRNDILFVPSEENLGFTGGNNVAAEYASGKILLFINNDTVVNTPMDYLIDQLADESIGMIGCRLVYGDQRQQFSIGYEHTPLRIVLSWLGFEKKHKLPKLFRRVETNPAEYLIEHSSVDWISGACFAIRQSVWKTVGGFDTRFFMYCEDVDLSVRVRQLGLRVSYTPKCTVTHYEGAGRVWIGTPALIRTVNSYHLYTTKYYGKIGAVFTSLMLSGVFYARATGYFLQAILNTEKSKVQHDKSSGYAQAGTKLLKNVFVFEHNK, translated from the coding sequence ATGACAGTACCAGATATCAGTATAATAATAGTAAACTATAATGGTATTAATTTTCTAGAAGATTGTATCGTTTCTTTAAAAAAGGCATTTGAACGTTATAAAACTGAAATCATAATAATAGACAACGCATCAATCGATGGTAGTTACGAATGGTTGAAGAAGCGTAACGACATACTATTCGTGCCTAGCGAAGAAAATCTCGGCTTTACCGGAGGAAATAATGTAGCAGCTGAGTATGCAAGCGGTAAAATTTTGTTGTTTATAAATAATGATACTGTGGTAAATACACCAATGGATTACCTAATAGATCAACTAGCAGACGAATCGATAGGTATGATAGGTTGTAGGCTGGTTTATGGAGATCAAAGGCAACAGTTTTCAATCGGATATGAGCACACTCCCTTACGAATAGTCCTATCCTGGCTAGGCTTCGAAAAAAAACATAAATTACCCAAGTTATTTAGACGCGTAGAAACTAATCCTGCTGAATATTTAATAGAACATAGTAGTGTTGATTGGATATCGGGTGCCTGTTTTGCAATACGACAAAGTGTTTGGAAAACAGTGGGTGGTTTTGATACGCGTTTTTTTATGTATTGTGAAGATGTAGATCTTTCTGTGCGGGTTAGACAATTAGGCTTAAGAGTTAGTTATACACCTAAATGTACTGTAACCCATTACGAAGGTGCTGGACGGGTATGGATTGGTACTCCTGCACTAATAAGAACAGTTAATTCTTATCATTTATACACTACCAAGTATTACGGAAAGATCGGGGCTGTATTCACATCTTTAATGCTTAGTGGGGTATTCTATGCGAGAGCTACAGGCTATTTCTTGCAAGCAATACTTAATACAGAAAAGTCCAAAGTTCAGCATGATAAATCATCAGGATATGCCCAGGCGGGTACAAAACTGCTCAAAAATGTATTTGTGTTTGAGCATAATAAATGA
- a CDS encoding glycoside hydrolase family 99-like domain-containing protein — MTSKIKYCFCLLFLMAPIFSSASDYLIGTYYFPGWTNHEKGLIYPIPWSPVKKYPDKEPLLGWYSDNDPAMLHQQVEWMREYGIGYVAFDWYWGGNQPFLSQAVDAFKASKVPGEMKYSILWANHFKFPGGVPEYKKMVEYWVKEYFKDPDFLKIDGRPAIFVFSVGRFFDTAKDLGVTPKNLIDMADEITQNAGLPKIYFVGEDHALEYWFNNVAKKAGFSSASVYNYRLGYSGSAESVTVNTGGWDALAAAYHQNWDWMIKHSALDNYIVPMSIGWDRRPWGGSKPAKLDDSIPTPQEFEAHLLEAKKLMDAYPVKTKKMGIICCWNEFGEGSYLEPTKKFGFSYLEQVKAVFGP, encoded by the coding sequence ATGACTTCTAAAATAAAATATTGCTTTTGTCTTTTGTTTTTAATGGCGCCTATCTTTAGTAGTGCTAGTGATTATTTAATAGGCACTTATTATTTTCCGGGTTGGACTAATCACGAAAAAGGACTAATTTATCCCATTCCCTGGTCACCGGTTAAAAAATATCCGGATAAAGAGCCATTGCTTGGTTGGTATTCTGATAACGATCCAGCTATGTTGCATCAACAAGTCGAATGGATGCGTGAATATGGTATTGGCTATGTTGCTTTTGATTGGTATTGGGGCGGTAACCAGCCTTTTCTTTCTCAGGCAGTGGATGCCTTTAAAGCTTCAAAAGTGCCTGGAGAGATGAAATATTCAATATTGTGGGCGAATCATTTTAAATTCCCTGGGGGCGTTCCAGAGTATAAAAAAATGGTCGAATACTGGGTTAAAGAGTATTTTAAAGATCCGGATTTTTTAAAGATCGATGGTAGGCCTGCTATATTTGTCTTCTCAGTGGGGCGTTTTTTTGATACAGCCAAAGACTTAGGTGTTACCCCAAAAAATCTAATAGATATGGCCGATGAAATAACACAGAATGCTGGGTTACCCAAAATCTATTTTGTGGGTGAAGACCATGCACTTGAATACTGGTTTAATAATGTTGCAAAAAAGGCCGGTTTTTCTTCAGCCTCTGTCTATAACTACCGTTTAGGATATAGCGGTTCTGCTGAGTCTGTCACTGTTAATACGGGTGGTTGGGATGCGTTGGCTGCTGCTTATCATCAAAATTGGGATTGGATGATCAAACATTCTGCTTTAGATAATTATATTGTACCAATGTCAATAGGCTGGGACAGGCGTCCTTGGGGAGGCAGCAAGCCTGCTAAATTAGATGACTCTATACCAACGCCGCAGGAATTTGAGGCTCATTTGCTGGAGGCGAAGAAATTAATGGATGCATATCCAGTGAAAACCAAAAAAATGGGTATTATTTGTTGCTGGAATGAATTTGGTGAAGGTTCTTATCTCGAGCCAACTAAAAAATTTGGATTTAGTTATCTGGAGCAAGTTAAGGCTGTGTTTGGCCCATAA
- the epsI gene encoding exosortase-associated protein EpsI, B-type, whose protein sequence is MPIKTKSVLICMVMFISVAFSVYLKPTEKFVSQFANSDLEVLIPKKFGDWTYSEEQVQIISNVQVDEELKRIYTQTLARTYVNSNGDTVMLSLAYGDNQDRKSQIHRPEVCYAAQGFNIRKAEKATIATSFANIPVMKLFAQKGQRFESIIYWVRIGNKLVRGNLEQGIARVSYGLKGYIADGLLFRVSTIRVDGKSDYTLQEQFINQLLANSEVGVRDFIIGKDD, encoded by the coding sequence ATGCCGATTAAAACAAAGTCAGTGCTAATTTGTATGGTTATGTTTATATCGGTTGCTTTTTCCGTGTATTTAAAACCAACGGAAAAATTTGTCAGCCAATTTGCTAATAGTGATTTGGAAGTTTTAATACCAAAAAAGTTTGGGGATTGGACATATAGCGAAGAACAAGTGCAAATTATTAGTAATGTCCAGGTTGATGAAGAGCTAAAAAGAATATATACACAAACGCTTGCGCGAACTTATGTCAACAGCAATGGTGACACTGTAATGCTGTCATTGGCCTATGGCGATAATCAAGATAGGAAATCACAAATACATCGGCCAGAAGTATGTTATGCCGCCCAAGGGTTCAATATAAGAAAAGCTGAAAAAGCGACCATTGCAACATCGTTCGCTAATATTCCAGTCATGAAACTTTTTGCCCAAAAAGGTCAAAGATTCGAATCAATAATCTATTGGGTTAGAATTGGTAATAAATTAGTCCGAGGCAATCTGGAGCAAGGCATAGCAAGGGTATCTTACGGATTAAAAGGTTATATTGCAGACGGTTTGTTATTCAGGGTATCAACAATAAGAGTAGATGGTAAAAGTGATTATACTCTTCAAGAACAATTTATTAATCAATTACTAGCAAACTCTGAAGTAGGCGTGCGAGATTTTATAATCGGAAAGGATGATTAA
- a CDS encoding outer membrane beta-barrel protein — MSTSSKNKGHLVSRKVKKKLQGAIEIVILSGYIVGNNTYAASSPDDTINPYVASSILYDSNFLRLGKNVNPLLVTGKNTTSEIIKTVTAGVNADWQFFSRQHFLINANVNQNWFQNLTGLDYTGWNTEAKWNWVAGNYLSGNLGYKNQETMGSFSQLNGLVSNMLNTQSYYGSGGYLFHPSGKVSVGFTRTDTVYDSITRRASNSILDDYQINLQYIKPTGDTIGLRFILENGQYPQREYTSTSTIDNSFTSYNYALTSSYQALEKIKVDGYAGIIQQNYVHLSVRDFTTWIAQIGLDWAMTEKTSMNLLVARNVMQSTNLYATFQSTQGVTLKPTWKATPKFALSLPLSYQQIQYLGNTGFDAAILQNQDYNDYTSSRVGMTMSYQPLDNLSIGGQLNYEKRDSQNLNRSFVDESAGLNIQAKF, encoded by the coding sequence GTGTCGACTAGTTCAAAAAATAAAGGGCATTTAGTGAGTCGTAAAGTGAAAAAAAAATTACAGGGCGCTATCGAAATAGTAATACTCAGCGGCTATATTGTTGGGAATAATACTTATGCGGCTTCATCACCAGACGATACAATAAATCCATATGTTGCTTCTAGCATACTTTATGACAGCAATTTTTTGCGATTAGGTAAAAATGTAAATCCACTTCTGGTAACAGGTAAGAACACTACAAGTGAGATAATCAAGACAGTGACAGCCGGTGTCAATGCAGATTGGCAGTTTTTCAGCAGACAGCATTTTTTAATTAATGCAAATGTAAATCAAAACTGGTTTCAAAACTTAACCGGTTTAGACTATACCGGATGGAATACTGAGGCTAAATGGAACTGGGTAGCAGGTAATTATCTTAGTGGCAACTTAGGCTACAAAAATCAGGAAACAATGGGAAGTTTTTCTCAGTTGAATGGCTTGGTGTCCAATATGCTTAATACCCAGAGTTATTATGGCTCTGGTGGGTATTTATTTCATCCAAGTGGTAAAGTATCAGTTGGGTTTACCAGAACTGATACGGTATACGATAGTATAACAAGGCGTGCTAGTAATAGTATTCTAGACGATTATCAAATTAATTTGCAGTATATAAAGCCAACCGGAGATACTATAGGGTTGCGCTTTATACTAGAAAATGGACAATATCCACAAAGGGAATACACATCCACGAGTACAATTGATAACTCATTCACAAGTTATAATTATGCATTAACATCAAGTTATCAAGCATTAGAGAAAATAAAAGTTGATGGCTATGCCGGTATAATTCAACAAAATTATGTGCATTTAAGTGTTAGAGATTTTACTACCTGGATTGCGCAAATTGGGTTAGATTGGGCGATGACTGAAAAAACAAGTATGAATTTACTTGTGGCCCGGAATGTTATGCAATCGACAAATTTATATGCCACCTTTCAATCAACTCAGGGGGTTACGTTAAAACCAACCTGGAAAGCAACGCCAAAATTTGCTTTATCCTTACCCTTATCCTATCAGCAAATACAATATCTAGGTAATACGGGTTTTGACGCAGCCATATTACAAAATCAAGATTATAACGATTACACCTCAAGTAGAGTAGGTATGACTATGAGTTATCAACCGCTGGATAATCTAAGTATAGGCGGGCAATTAAATTATGAAAAACGGGATTCACAAAACTTGAATAGATCTTTTGTTGATGAGTCAGCTGGATTAAATATTCAGGCAAAATTTTAG
- a CDS encoding O-antigen ligase family protein → MNKSLFLILVVLVLGSLSAFIKNFCTLVGLPNILIVIRDPLLIATTLYGISKLNFFSSIKWGILISILCLFNIGYLLVAMYENKIYAGLYYQRSYMQPFLFFIGAYGVMQSQNKINLAKYLVKFMAWWNFLLFLCAIVIFLVLKNFPQYQHTFFAGESGDLLSSTWYISGGLWMRMGLPASGPNTLGLIFSLNIVVFSVLLIKHTKLYVHGVSNRILVTSLVIAIIGLILTFSRSSLLLVLFVLPILVFSGDIKSEKLLKILLTFLLIAVLSVVVGIVADTYSGGFIYRWIELNLSGKDPSMNGHMDSILYAINHFNEYVYFGYPRGTVGPKSIIFTGVFNHVENCFFGILMDMGVFIALLYILSVIMLFLIGYKTKEQIVLLLGFMLPCTLLPYVFEHELIIYFYFIYLTIGFLFKDKVAEDKSIPNKKYSYGVNIVYAK, encoded by the coding sequence ATGAATAAATCCTTGTTCTTAATTTTAGTAGTCTTGGTTTTGGGTTCTTTATCTGCATTTATTAAAAATTTTTGTACACTCGTTGGATTACCCAATATTCTTATTGTCATACGAGATCCATTACTAATTGCTACTACACTGTATGGAATAAGTAAGCTTAATTTTTTTTCCTCAATTAAATGGGGCATATTAATCAGCATATTATGTTTGTTCAATATAGGTTACCTTCTGGTTGCAATGTATGAAAACAAAATATATGCAGGTTTGTATTATCAAAGAAGTTATATGCAACCTTTTTTGTTTTTTATTGGTGCATATGGAGTTATGCAATCACAAAATAAAATTAACCTCGCAAAATATTTAGTCAAATTTATGGCTTGGTGGAATTTTCTATTATTTTTGTGTGCTATAGTTATTTTTCTAGTTTTAAAAAACTTTCCGCAATACCAGCATACTTTTTTTGCTGGTGAATCAGGTGATCTACTCTCATCAACTTGGTATATCTCGGGTGGGCTTTGGATGCGTATGGGGTTGCCCGCATCAGGACCAAATACCTTAGGGTTAATATTTTCATTAAATATTGTTGTATTTAGTGTGCTTTTAATTAAGCATACAAAATTATATGTACATGGTGTATCTAATAGAATTCTAGTGACCAGTTTGGTAATTGCAATAATTGGCTTAATACTGACTTTTTCAAGAAGTAGTCTGCTATTAGTTTTATTTGTTCTACCTATCTTAGTATTTTCAGGTGATATTAAGTCTGAGAAATTGTTAAAAATTTTGTTAACTTTTTTGCTAATAGCGGTATTAAGTGTTGTAGTTGGAATAGTGGCTGATACCTATAGTGGAGGATTTATATATCGTTGGATAGAATTAAATTTAAGTGGTAAAGATCCATCCATGAATGGGCACATGGACAGCATTCTCTACGCGATAAATCATTTTAATGAATATGTATATTTCGGATATCCACGTGGTACAGTAGGGCCAAAATCTATTATCTTTACTGGGGTTTTTAATCACGTTGAAAATTGTTTTTTCGGAATATTAATGGATATGGGGGTTTTTATAGCATTATTATATATTTTGTCAGTAATAATGTTGTTTTTAATCGGTTATAAAACAAAGGAGCAGATAGTGTTACTGTTGGGTTTTATGTTACCTTGTACTTTATTGCCTTATGTGTTTGAGCATGAATTGATTATTTATTTCTATTTTATCTATTTGACGATAGGTTTTCTTTTTAAAGATAAAGTTGCCGAAGATAAATCTATACCAAATAAAAAGTACAGTTATGGTGTAAATATTGTTTATGCTAAATAG